A region of Deltaproteobacteria bacterium DNA encodes the following proteins:
- the recA gene encoding recombinase RecA, with amino-acid sequence MAKQTVAQDASEREKTIELAISSIEKQHGKGSIMRLGAGTPLPQLSVIPSGSLGLDIALGVGGFPKGRIVEIYGPEASGKTTLALHVIAEAHKQGGIAAFVDAEHALDPNYAKRLGVKVDELLISQPDFGEQALEIVDTLIRSGAVDVIVLDSVAALTPRAEIEGEMGDAHVGLQARLMSQALRKITATVGRSNTLVIFVNQTRMKIGTLPYMNPETTSGGTALKFYSSVRIDVRRIGSIKDGDEVAGNRVRAKVVKNKVSPPFRDAEFDIMFGNGISQTGEMVDIGTKLNVVEKSGTWFSYGGERLGQGRENARAFLKENPEIMDKLKSEILEKTGHSKKERAEEEKTGEK; translated from the coding sequence ATGGCAAAACAAACAGTCGCGCAGGACGCATCGGAAAGAGAAAAAACAATAGAGCTTGCTATATCTTCGATCGAGAAGCAGCACGGCAAAGGGTCTATTATGAGGCTCGGCGCGGGCACACCGCTGCCCCAGCTTTCGGTAATCCCTTCAGGCTCCCTGGGTCTAGATATAGCGCTCGGCGTGGGGGGTTTTCCCAAGGGGCGTATAGTGGAGATATACGGACCGGAGGCGTCGGGAAAAACCACTCTTGCCCTCCACGTAATAGCGGAGGCCCATAAACAGGGAGGTATTGCCGCGTTCGTGGACGCGGAGCACGCTCTAGATCCGAATTACGCCAAGAGGCTCGGAGTAAAGGTGGACGAGCTGCTTATATCGCAGCCTGATTTCGGCGAACAGGCGCTTGAGATTGTGGATACGCTTATCAGGTCCGGCGCCGTTGACGTCATAGTGCTCGACTCGGTCGCCGCGCTCACTCCGAGGGCTGAGATCGAGGGCGAGATGGGAGACGCGCATGTGGGGCTTCAGGCAAGACTCATGTCGCAGGCCCTGAGGAAAATCACTGCCACAGTCGGCAGGTCCAATACACTCGTCATTTTCGTCAATCAGACGAGGATGAAGATCGGCACTCTCCCGTACATGAACCCCGAGACTACGAGCGGCGGAACAGCGCTTAAATTTTACTCTTCCGTGAGGATAGACGTCAGGCGTATAGGTTCGATAAAAGACGGAGACGAGGTTGCCGGAAACAGGGTGAGGGCGAAAGTGGTCAAGAACAAGGTATCCCCTCCATTCCGCGACGCCGAGTTCGATATTATGTTCGGAAACGGTATCTCGCAGACCGGTGAGATGGTAGACATAGGAACGAAACTTAACGTAGTGGAGAAAAGCGGTACATGGTTTTCATACGGAGGGGAGAGGCTCGGACAGGGCCGGGAGAACGCGAGGGCATTTCTCAAGGAAAATCCCGAAATAATGGATAAGTTAAAGAGCGAAATCCTGGAGAAAACCGGTCATTCAAAGAAAGAAAGGGCAGAGGAAGAGAAGACCGGGGAGAAGTAA
- a CDS encoding type IV pilus twitching motility protein PilT yields the protein MASVSIEEILRGAVRLGASDIHIGTGRPPFLRVEGRLAPVKGAPRLSADEVKEMAHSMMNEGQREKFEGSYEMDLAYSIDGVSRFRVNVFQQRGTVSIAIRAIPINILNFETLNLPSVMEKIANEERGLVIVTGTTGSGKSTTLAAVVDYINRNKPRHIITVEDPLEYTHQDKTSYVNQREVGIDTMSFANAMRAALREDPDVILVGEMRDLETMEICLSAAETGHLVLTTLHTLDAMESINRMLTIFPPHQHNQVRYQLAQVLKAIISQRLVPTIDGKGRVPAAEILIATERIKDLISDPAKTYEIRQAIQEGSLHYGMQSFDQCLYNLFKDNLITYDEAMRQATNRNDLAMRIEGITSGSSSLVTEEQYGKQTSG from the coding sequence ATGGCATCGGTAAGCATCGAAGAGATCCTCCGTGGCGCAGTCAGGCTCGGGGCCTCTGATATACACATCGGGACCGGAAGGCCCCCGTTTCTGAGAGTCGAGGGGCGGCTTGCGCCCGTTAAGGGTGCTCCGAGGCTGTCGGCAGACGAAGTAAAGGAAATGGCGCACTCGATGATGAACGAGGGACAGCGTGAAAAGTTCGAAGGATCTTATGAGATGGACCTTGCCTACAGTATCGACGGTGTCTCGAGGTTCAGGGTGAACGTGTTTCAGCAGAGGGGGACGGTTTCGATTGCCATTAGGGCCATACCTATCAACATTCTTAATTTCGAAACGCTTAACCTCCCTTCCGTGATGGAAAAGATTGCCAATGAGGAGCGCGGGCTCGTAATAGTCACGGGAACTACTGGAAGCGGAAAATCCACCACGCTCGCGGCTGTTGTGGACTATATAAACAGGAATAAGCCCAGGCACATAATCACCGTAGAGGACCCGCTCGAATACACCCATCAGGATAAGACGAGTTATGTGAACCAGAGAGAGGTAGGAATTGATACTATGTCCTTCGCTAACGCGATGAGAGCCGCGCTCAGAGAGGACCCGGATGTAATACTCGTGGGTGAGATGAGGGATCTGGAGACAATGGAGATATGTCTTTCGGCTGCGGAGACGGGGCACCTCGTGCTTACGACGCTTCACACGCTGGACGCGATGGAGTCGATAAACCGTATGCTCACGATATTCCCCCCGCACCAGCATAATCAGGTAAGGTATCAGCTAGCTCAGGTTCTTAAGGCGATTATTTCGCAGAGGCTCGTACCCACGATTGACGGCAAGGGACGTGTGCCGGCGGCTGAGATACTTATAGCGACCGAGAGGATAAAGGACCTCATTTCAGATCCTGCCAAGACATATGAAATCAGACAGGCGATTCAGGAAGGCAGCCTTCACTATGGTATGCAGAGTTTCGATCAGTGCCTTTACAATCTTTTTAAGGACAATTTAATTACTTACGATGAGGCTATGAGGCAGGCGACAAACCGAAACGATCTTGCTATGAGGATCGAGGGAATCACATCCGGTTCCTCCTCACTCGTGACCGAAGAACAATACGGCAAACAAACATCGGGTTAA
- the tsaB gene encoding tRNA (adenosine(37)-N6)-threonylcarbamoyltransferase complex dimerization subunit type 1 TsaB has product MRILAIETSTYSGSIAVSNGEEILGEFYFNMGPSHSEKLVPSIDWLLSGLKMAKSELDGVAVSLGPGSFTALRVGISTAKGIAYSLGIPVTGASSLEILAMNLPFSRYQICSLIDARKGEYFAALFRSDDGRIERIAEDRAYSPMGLTEIIKEKTIFIGEGALLYKDFLEDNQVGGRELADFCPPYLNYPRASSLALHGSGRLEEGLTEDLFGLAPHYLRKSDAELSTKGRYHDRIGHN; this is encoded by the coding sequence ATGAGAATACTGGCAATCGAGACTTCCACTTATTCGGGCAGTATAGCGGTTTCGAACGGGGAAGAAATCCTGGGGGAGTTTTACTTCAATATGGGTCCCTCCCATTCGGAGAAACTGGTTCCTTCGATCGACTGGCTGCTCTCCGGGCTGAAAATGGCAAAGTCGGAATTGGACGGCGTCGCGGTCTCTCTGGGTCCGGGTTCTTTTACGGCCCTTAGGGTTGGTATTTCCACGGCCAAGGGAATTGCGTACTCGCTGGGAATACCGGTAACAGGCGCCTCTTCTCTGGAGATTCTGGCGATGAACCTCCCTTTTTCCCGCTACCAGATCTGTTCGCTTATAGATGCCAGGAAGGGAGAGTATTTTGCGGCTCTTTTCAGATCGGATGACGGACGGATCGAAAGGATAGCCGAAGACAGAGCTTATTCACCCATGGGTTTGACGGAAATAATCAAGGAAAAAACAATATTTATAGGGGAAGGCGCTTTACTTTATAAAGATTTTCTGGAAGATAATCAGGTGGGGGGAAGGGAGCTGGCCGACTTCTGTCCCCCGTATTTGAACTATCCGAGGGCGTCTTCACTTGCGCTTCACGGGTCGGGGAGACTTGAAGAAGGACTCACGGAGGATTTATTCGGTCTTGCGCCGCATTATTTGAGAAAATCTGATGCGGAATTATCCACAAAGGGGAGATATCATGACAGAATCGGACATAATTGA
- a CDS encoding DUF465 domain-containing protein, with translation MTESDIIEKLLEGDEEFKRIYSQHRELDEVVKSLENKGSLTLDDEVEVRKLKKIKLSLKDQMEAKITELKHK, from the coding sequence ATGACAGAATCGGACATAATTGAGAAGCTTCTCGAGGGGGATGAGGAATTTAAGAGGATTTATTCCCAGCACAGAGAGCTTGACGAGGTTGTAAAAAGCTTGGAGAATAAGGGCTCTTTGACTCTGGACGATGAGGTTGAGGTGAGAAAGCTTAAAAAGATAAAGCTTTCGCTCAAGGATCAGATGGAAGCCAAGATAACGGAATTAAAGCACAAATAG
- the ilvB gene encoding biosynthetic-type acetolactate synthase large subunit: protein MARMIGAEMFFETLIHEGIDVVFGLPGGYVLKVYDVMPKYADRIKHVLARHEQGATHMADGYARASGKPGVVLCTSGPAATNTVTGIATAQMDSSPIVVFTGQVPLPYLGSDAFQEADHIGITRPCTKHNYLVRRTIDLPRAMKEAFYIAGTGRPSPVLVDMPKDVLLGEDELVIPESVSLRGYKPPKKGHPGQIKRAVEMMLAAKKPLIFGGGGLIWSEATPELIEFAHRLQVPVTSTLMGLGAYPPDDPLFISMLGMHGSYAANMAVHDSDLVISIGARFDDRATGGNFEKFAPNAKIVHIDIDPATIDKNIVVHCPIVGDAKEVLKQILELLPAKIKTDRKEWLGQIKEWQKKHPLTYNQNGDKILTSYVIDTLSKITDGEAIIVSDVGQHQMWVAQYYKFKYPRTHITSGGLGTMGFGFPAAMGAKFARPDKLVVSVCGDGSFQMNFQELATAVENKMDLKILLLNNGHHGMVRQWQTMFYDRNYSASKFEVLPDFVKLAESFGAKGLKAKRPEDLEATLKEGLSTDGVVLMEIFVDCEELVYPMIAPGGAMNEMILGASDVA, encoded by the coding sequence ATGGCAAGAATGATTGGCGCCGAGATGTTTTTTGAAACTCTTATACACGAGGGCATCGACGTAGTGTTCGGGCTGCCGGGCGGCTACGTCCTTAAAGTGTACGACGTAATGCCCAAGTACGCCGACAGGATTAAACACGTTCTTGCCAGACATGAGCAGGGAGCGACACACATGGCCGACGGCTACGCGAGGGCATCCGGGAAACCCGGAGTTGTGCTTTGCACTTCAGGACCCGCAGCCACAAACACCGTTACGGGTATTGCGACCGCTCAGATGGATTCCTCCCCCATCGTCGTATTTACCGGGCAAGTCCCGCTTCCCTATCTTGGCAGCGATGCCTTTCAGGAAGCGGACCACATAGGTATTACAAGGCCGTGCACGAAGCATAACTATCTCGTCAGGAGGACTATAGACCTTCCGCGCGCGATGAAAGAGGCCTTCTACATTGCGGGCACCGGGAGGCCCAGCCCTGTTCTTGTCGATATGCCCAAAGACGTGCTTCTTGGGGAGGATGAGCTGGTAATCCCGGAATCGGTAAGCCTGAGAGGATATAAGCCGCCTAAAAAGGGCCATCCCGGTCAGATTAAACGCGCCGTTGAAATGATGCTTGCCGCCAAAAAGCCCCTAATATTCGGCGGCGGCGGCCTGATTTGGTCAGAGGCCACTCCGGAGCTGATAGAATTCGCCCACAGGCTTCAGGTTCCCGTTACTTCTACTCTGATGGGGCTCGGAGCTTATCCCCCGGACGATCCTCTCTTTATAAGCATGCTCGGAATGCACGGGTCTTACGCCGCAAACATGGCCGTACACGACTCTGACCTCGTTATCTCAATCGGAGCCAGGTTCGATGACCGCGCGACGGGCGGAAACTTCGAGAAGTTCGCTCCGAACGCGAAAATCGTACATATAGATATAGACCCGGCCACAATAGACAAGAACATAGTGGTTCACTGCCCCATAGTGGGAGACGCCAAAGAAGTCCTGAAGCAGATACTGGAACTACTTCCCGCCAAGATTAAAACGGACCGCAAGGAATGGCTCGGCCAGATAAAGGAATGGCAGAAAAAACACCCGCTGACCTACAATCAGAACGGCGACAAGATACTCACATCCTACGTTATCGATACTCTGAGCAAGATAACGGACGGGGAAGCCATAATCGTATCCGACGTAGGACAGCATCAGATGTGGGTAGCGCAGTACTACAAGTTCAAATACCCGAGAACCCATATTACGTCAGGCGGTCTCGGAACGATGGGATTCGGATTCCCCGCCGCGATGGGGGCCAAATTCGCTCGACCCGACAAGCTCGTCGTGAGCGTCTGTGGAGACGGGAGCTTCCAGATGAACTTCCAGGAACTCGCGACCGCTGTTGAGAACAAAATGGATCTCAAGATTTTGCTGCTCAATAACGGCCATCACGGTATGGTAAGGCAGTGGCAGACGATGTTTTATGACAGAAACTACTCCGCTTCGAAATTTGAAGTCCTGCCCGATTTCGTCAAGCTGGCTGAGTCCTTCGGGGCGAAGGGGCTGAAAGCGAAGAGGCCCGAAGACCTTGAGGCTACGCTTAAGGAAGGTCTTTCGACCGACGGCGTCGTTCTGATGGAGATATTCGTCGATTGCGAGGAGCTCGTGTACCCGATGATAGCCCCCGGGGGTGCTATGAATGAAATGATTCTCGGCGCCTCGGATGTAGCTTAA
- the ilvN gene encoding acetolactate synthase small subunit — protein MRHTITLLVDNESGVLSRIAGLFSARGFNIESLNVAETLDPETSRITLVTSGDDFIIQQIIKRFNNMVNVIKVSDLSDEVRVEREMVLVRVEAKEGNRAEILRTADIFRAKVVDVGLKSYTFELTGDKDKITAFIELLQPMGIKEIARTGTVAMKRETKLQKRGEEK, from the coding sequence GTGAGGCATACAATTACGCTTCTTGTCGATAATGAGTCAGGCGTGCTTTCCCGCATAGCCGGTCTGTTCAGCGCAAGGGGTTTCAACATAGAGAGCCTTAACGTTGCGGAAACTCTCGATCCTGAAACATCCCGAATTACTCTCGTTACGAGCGGTGACGATTTCATAATCCAGCAGATCATCAAAAGATTCAATAATATGGTGAACGTTATAAAGGTAAGCGATCTCTCTGATGAAGTGCGGGTAGAGAGGGAAATGGTGCTCGTCAGGGTGGAAGCGAAAGAGGGCAACAGAGCCGAGATACTGAGGACCGCCGATATATTCAGAGCGAAGGTGGTCGACGTAGGGCTTAAGTCCTATACATTCGAACTTACCGGTGACAAGGATAAAATCACCGCCTTTATAGAGCTGCTTCAGCCGATGGGTATTAAGGAGATTGCCCGCACCGGGACCGTTGCGATGAAGCGCGAGACAAAACTTCAAAAGAGAGGAGAGGAGAAATGA
- the ilvC gene encoding ketol-acid reductoisomerase, with protein sequence MKVYYDKDINQKKLKKRKIAIVGYGSQGHAHAQNLRDSGMDVAVGLRKGSGSWEKAKEAGFKAMEVDEASKWADIVMILAPDTSQPAIYNEGISENLDAGDAVAFSHGFNIHYGQIVPPPNVDVFMVAPKAPGHTVRGQYAEGGGVPMLVAVHQDATGEAKEIALAYAGAIGGGRAGIIETTFKDETETDLFGEQAVLCGGLTALIMAGFETLIEAGYPPEMAYFECCHEVKLIVDLIYEGGISNMRYSISDTAKYGDLTRGPRVVDQDAKKEMKKILASIQDGEFAREWILENRAGRPVYNALLKKGEDHPIEDIGGQLRQMMSSLFKKKLVDKTKN encoded by the coding sequence ATGAAGGTCTATTACGATAAGGATATAAATCAGAAGAAACTAAAAAAGAGAAAAATAGCAATAGTAGGTTACGGAAGCCAGGGCCATGCACACGCTCAGAACCTGAGAGACAGCGGGATGGATGTAGCTGTGGGGCTCAGAAAGGGCAGCGGAAGCTGGGAGAAGGCAAAAGAGGCCGGCTTTAAGGCGATGGAGGTTGATGAAGCCTCCAAATGGGCGGACATCGTTATGATACTGGCCCCTGATACGAGCCAGCCCGCTATATATAACGAGGGTATTTCAGAGAACCTGGACGCGGGCGACGCTGTGGCGTTCAGCCACGGGTTCAACATTCATTACGGACAGATCGTCCCGCCGCCGAATGTGGATGTATTCATGGTAGCCCCAAAAGCCCCGGGCCACACCGTAAGGGGTCAATACGCGGAGGGCGGGGGAGTGCCTATGCTTGTGGCGGTGCACCAGGACGCGACGGGCGAGGCAAAGGAGATTGCGCTTGCGTATGCTGGAGCCATCGGGGGAGGACGCGCGGGAATTATCGAGACTACGTTCAAGGATGAGACTGAAACCGACCTCTTCGGAGAGCAGGCGGTTCTCTGCGGAGGACTAACCGCGCTGATTATGGCCGGTTTTGAAACTTTGATCGAAGCCGGGTATCCGCCCGAGATGGCGTATTTTGAATGCTGCCATGAGGTCAAGCTGATAGTGGACCTGATATACGAGGGCGGCATTTCGAATATGCGTTATTCGATAAGCGACACCGCCAAATACGGGGACCTCACAAGGGGCCCCAGGGTAGTCGACCAGGACGCCAAGAAGGAAATGAAGAAGATACTTGCCTCCATACAGGACGGGGAGTTCGCAAGGGAATGGATTCTCGAGAACAGAGCGGGCCGTCCCGTTTACAACGCGCTGTTAAAGAAGGGAGAGGATCACCCTATAGAGGACATCGGCGGGCAGCTCCGTCAGATGATGAGCTCCCTCTTTAAAAAGAAACTGGTCGACAAGACTAAAAATTGA
- a CDS encoding phosphatidylserine decarboxylase, translating to MERKRSPIASEGFIYLGILAFLAWASAIFDFTLLSFIFALLTVITLFFFRDPDRKIPDEEDSVVSPADGRVIMIEEVYERDFLGEPMRRVSISLALYDCHINRMPVGGKVIGTKYSPGSFNIANMPEWLFSEGMKRKSEDNERLSTLIETGDGEKLVVTQIAGFLARRLVSYADLEMKFKKGERYGMIKFGSRVDLYLPEDSILEVGQGDRVKAGESVIAWLDGSRE from the coding sequence ATGGAACGAAAGCGGTCTCCCATAGCTTCCGAGGGATTCATTTATCTGGGCATCCTTGCCTTCCTTGCGTGGGCATCCGCTATCTTCGATTTCACCTTACTTTCATTTATATTCGCGCTTCTTACCGTCATAACACTCTTTTTCTTCCGTGACCCCGACAGGAAAATTCCGGATGAGGAGGACTCCGTAGTATCGCCCGCCGACGGCAGGGTGATAATGATAGAAGAGGTCTACGAGCGGGATTTCCTCGGGGAGCCGATGAGAAGGGTAAGCATATCGCTTGCGCTCTATGACTGTCATATAAACAGAATGCCTGTCGGAGGTAAGGTCATCGGGACCAAGTACTCGCCGGGTAGCTTCAACATAGCAAATATGCCCGAGTGGCTTTTCTCGGAAGGTATGAAGCGAAAGTCCGAGGACAACGAAAGGCTTTCGACTTTGATTGAGACAGGGGACGGTGAAAAACTCGTAGTGACGCAGATCGCAGGATTCCTCGCAAGGAGATTAGTGTCCTATGCCGATCTCGAAATGAAATTTAAAAAAGGCGAAAGGTACGGTATGATTAAGTTCGGGTCCAGGGTGGACCTTTATCTGCCCGAAGATTCTATTCTCGAAGTGGGACAGGGGGATAGAGTGAAAGCGGGAGAGAGCGTAATAGCTTGGCTTGACGGGAGCAGGGAATGA
- the pssA gene encoding CDP-diacylglycerol--serine O-phosphatidyltransferase, which produces MRRKKSRRQRVMPVLPNIFTTGNLSFGLLSIMTSLQIMEGLAGGASPEWLFRKFWWAGAFVVISFFFDTLDGKLARFIKHESNFGLSYDSLSDLVSFGVAPGVLIYVWTLLDAGKLGHMALLFYIVCAALRLARFNVQSGDVERFNFTGLPSPMAAGLMVSPLMLLSSLNIEPDARVMWFYLIAAPVIGLLMVSNVRYSKRPTVRLGGPFNALVVAAIIIAAIITNPEIMFIFLVYLYALSGLAYYAYRQLKKESEVSEEVHSGKSG; this is translated from the coding sequence ATGAGAAGAAAAAAATCCAGGAGACAGAGGGTGATGCCGGTTCTGCCCAATATTTTCACTACTGGCAATCTTTCATTCGGACTCTTATCCATAATGACCTCGCTTCAGATCATGGAGGGATTAGCGGGCGGCGCTTCGCCTGAATGGCTTTTCCGAAAGTTCTGGTGGGCGGGTGCGTTTGTCGTAATCTCCTTCTTTTTTGATACCCTTGACGGAAAGCTTGCAAGGTTTATCAAGCACGAAAGCAATTTCGGCCTTTCCTATGATTCTCTCTCGGATCTCGTTTCATTCGGTGTGGCTCCCGGAGTTTTAATATACGTATGGACGCTCCTTGACGCTGGAAAGTTGGGGCATATGGCATTGCTGTTTTACATTGTTTGCGCCGCGCTCAGGCTGGCCCGTTTTAATGTTCAGTCGGGGGACGTGGAAAGGTTCAATTTTACGGGGCTCCCGAGCCCGATGGCCGCGGGGCTTATGGTATCCCCACTTATGCTGCTTTCTTCTCTGAACATAGAACCGGATGCGAGGGTAATGTGGTTTTATCTCATAGCAGCCCCGGTAATAGGGCTCCTTATGGTCAGCAATGTAAGATATTCCAAACGACCCACCGTCAGGCTGGGAGGTCCTTTCAACGCGCTTGTCGTTGCCGCGATAATAATAGCTGCCATAATAACAAACCCTGAGATAATGTTTATTTTTCTGGTTTATCTCTATGCGCTCTCGGGGCTTGCTTACTATGCGTACAGGCAACTAAAGAAGGAGTCCGAAGTTTCGGAAGAGGTACATTCCGGAAAAAGCGGATGA